The window GGCGGGGTCGGCCCGGATCTCACGGCCGTTTCGGGCCGATTCAACGTCCATGACCTGCTCGAATCGATGGTCGAGCCGAGCAAGGTGATCAGCGACCAGTACGCCGCCGTCGTCATCGCCAAGACCGACGGCCAGGTGGTCACGGGCCGCGTGGGCAACGTCTTCGGCGACACCCTGAGCGTCGTCGAGGACATGTTCGACCCGGGCCACTTCACCAACGTGAAGCGTGCGGACATCGACGAGATGAAGGCGTCGCCGATCTCGCAGATGCCCGTCGGCCTGCTTTCGAGCCTCACGGAGGACGAGATCCAGGACCTCGTGGCGTTCCTCCTCGTCCGCAGCGATGCCCGGGGCGCTCCACCTCGGCCGTGAGTGCCCCGGCGCATCCGTCGCATGGGAGGGCTATAATCCGCGCTCAGGACCGGGGAATGTCCAACCCGGCCAGGAGCAAACGGCTCTGGCCCTCCTTCACGATCTCTTCGAGGATATCGCCATGAGATACGCCCTGGCGTCCGTCGCCGCGTTCGTCGCGCTGTCGCTCCCCGCTTCCGCCCAGGACCGGTCGCACCGGCTCTTCAACGGCCGCGACCTGTCGGGGTGGAAAGCGATCTCCGACAAGGAGAACGCCGACGCGGCCGCCACCTGGAGCGTCGTCGACGGCGTGCTCAAATGCACCGGCGAGCCGGCCGGGTATCTCAAGACCGACGACGAGTACAGCGACTACGTCCTGTCGCTGGAGTGGCGCTGGCCGAAGGGGAGCAAAGGGGGGAACAACGGGGTCCTCGTGCATACCTCCACCCCCCGGGCGCTCGGCGTCTGGCCCAAGTCGATCGAGGTGCAGCTCTATGCGGGCAACGCGGGCGACCTATGGGTGATCGGCACCGACCTCGACGTCCCCGACGAGGCGAGCCGCAAGGAGGATCGTCGGCACAAAAACCTGACCGACGGCTCCGAGAAGCCGATCGGCGAGTGGAATCGCATGGAGATCACCTGCGAGGGCTCCACGATGCGGGTGAAGGTGAACGGCGATCTGGTCAATGAGGCGACCAACTGCACCGTCTCGCGGGGCGCGATCAGCCTGCAGTCCGAAGGGACGCCGATCGAGTTCCGCAACATCGTGATCACCCCGTTGAAGCCCTGAAGGCGTTCGCGAGCGATCTCGACCTCAGGCCGCACCGTCCTCGTCGTCCTCTCGGGAAGACGATTCTCCGGTGCGGCCTTTCTTCGGGTCTTGATCCCGCGTCGAGGGAGCATCGCGATGGGGCGGGACCTGGCCGGCCGCCTCGACGACCATTCCCTCGTCGGCCGGTTCCATCCGCTGACCGCTGGCCCCCGCCATGCCGGTCTGACTGGTCTTCTCCTCGCTCGCCATCCTGCACCTCCTTTGCAATCGAGATCGCCTGAGTTCCCTGCTCGACCATGTGCGATTCGCGTGCCAGGGTGCATCGACGGAGTTTTCTCGAACCGCCTAGACGTTCGCGGGTTCGTCGGGTGTTCGCCAACCCGGCCGCGATTCCCTAGAATGAGGGTCGGAAGCGGGTCGTGGACGCTCGCGGCGCAGGGGCGAGACGAATCATGCAGCCGAACCAGGAAGAGAAGCCCTCCCCTCCCCCTCCCGGCGACGAAGAATGGACGCGAGATAGCGAGGAAGTCCGGACGAGCGAGGCTCGCTTCCGCAACCTGTTCCGCTCGATGGACCAGGCGTCCTGCGTCGTCGAGATCCTGTTCGACGGCTCCGGCAAGGCCGTTGATTTCCGGTTCCTCGAAGCCAACCCGGCGTTCGAGAGGCATACCGGACTCAAGGACGTGGTGGACCGGACGGTGCGGGAGCTGGCGCCGGGGCTCGAAGATTTTTGGTTCGAGACCTATGGTCGAGTCGCCGAGAGTGGCGAGCCGGCTCGGTTCGAGAGGATCTCGGAGCGACTGGGAGGCCGCTGGTTCCACGTCGACGCCTTCCGGCTCGGCGGCCCGGATTCCCGCCAGGTCGCCATCATGTTCAGCGACGTCAGCGACCGCAGGAGGGTCGAGGGAGAATTGCGGCAGAGCGAGGAGCGGCATCGGAGCATCCTCGAGAGCATCACCGACGGCTTCTTCGCCGTGGACCGGGATTGGCGGTTCACCTACGTCAACCCGCAGTTCGAGCGCATCCTCGACCAGTCCGCGGGCGACGTCCTGGGCGAGTCCCTCTGGGTCCTGTACCCGGGCCTCGCCGAGAGCGAATTCGGGGAGATCTATCGCCGGGTCGCGGCCACCCGCGTGGCCGAGTCGGCTACCGCGCACTACGCGGACTTCGACCGCTGGTTCGAGTTCAACGCCTACCCGGCGGTCGACGGCCTGTCCGTCTACTTCCGGGACGTCACCGACCGCATGCTGGCGGAGCAGGCGCTGCGAGCCAGCGAGCGACGATTCCGAGAATTGGCCGACGCCGCCCCGGCCATCCTCTGGGTGACCGAACCCGACGGCCGGTGCACGTTCCTCTCGCGCGGCTGGCACGAGCTCACCGGCCAGGCCGAGGAGGAGGCCCTGGGGATCGGGTGGGTCGACGCCTTGCATCCCGAAGACCAGGTCGCGTCGGGACGCGCCTTCCTCGCCGCCAACGAGCGGCGCCAGATGTTCCGGTGTGAGTATCGCGTCCGCCGCCCGGACGGGTCGTACCGCTGGGCCCTCGACGTCGGCCGCCCGCGGTTCGCGTCGGACGGCTCGTTCCTCGGGTTCGTGGGATCGGTCATCGACGTCCACGAACGGAAGCTGGCCGAGGAGGAGACGCGGCGGCTCGACGCCCGGGTCAACCTGGCTCTCGACTCCGCCCGGCTGGGCACCTGGAACATCGATCCCGCCACGGAAGCGTTGGAGACCGACGACCGGTTCCGGGCCATCTTCGGCGTTGCCGGCGACCATTGTTCATACCAGGACGCCGTCGCCATCGTCCACCCGGACGACCGGGCTCGGGTCCTCGAGGCGATCCTGGCCTCGACGCGCCCCGACGACCCGCAGCCGTACTCGCTCGAATATCGGGTCGTCCACGCCGACGGCTCGGTCCGGTGGGTCTACGTCGAGGGCCGCTCTAATTTCACGGGCGAGGGGTCGGGCCGACGGCTCGCGAGCTTCGACGGCACGATCGCCGACGTCACGGAAAAGAAACGCGCCGAGGACGAGCGCCGAGAGCTGACGGCCCGGATCGGGCTCCAGGCGCGGATCTTCGACACCGCCCTCTCGAACTCGCCCGACTTCATCTACACCTTCGATCTGGCCGGCCGGTTCACCTACATCAACCGAGCCCTGCTGGCCCTCTGGGGCAAGACTTCCGACGAGGCCGTCGGCAAGAACTTTTTCGACCTGGATTACCCGATCGACCTTGCCGCGAGACTCCAGCGGCAGATTCAGCAGGTCGTCGCCACCAGGGCCCACGTGCGGGACGAAACGCCTTATACGAGCGCGGCGGGAGAGCGGCGCTACGACTACATCTTCGTTCCGGTCCTCGCCCCGGACGGGACGGTGGAAGCCGTCGCGGGCTCGACGCGCGACGTCACCGAGCGGACCCAGGCCGAGGAAGCGACCCGGAAACGGGCGCTCCAGCTCCAGAAGCTCGCCGAGATCGCCACGCGCGTGAACGCGGCCCACGACGTGAGTTCGGTCGTGGGCGTGGTGACCGAGGAGGCCAGGCTCCTGATCGGGGCCCGGCAGGCGGCGACGTGCATGGTGCTGGGCACGCACCACCCCTACCCTCTCAACGTCGTCTCGACGGCGACGAATCGGTCCTACGCGGCCGAAGAGCCCGGCATCCTCGGCGCCGACCTCTACATGGTGGTGAACGCCGAGAATCGGCCCGTCCGGCTGACGCAGGACGAACTGGAGCACGACGCGCGGTGGCGAATCCTCCAAAAGGTCGCGCTGGTGAAGCCCAGCGGAGGCGGCTGGCTGGCCGCTCCGCTATTGGGCCGGAACGGGAGGAACCTGGGGCTGCTCCAGCTCGCGGACAAGCTCGACGGCGAGTTCACCGCCGACGACGAGGCCATGCTCGTGCAGCTCTCGCGACTCGCGGCCATCGCCGTCGAGAACGCCCGGCTCTATCAGGAACTCCGCAGCAACGACGCCCGCAAGGACGAGTTCCTGGCGATGCTCGCCCACGAGTTGCGGAACCCGCTCGCGGCCATCGGCAATGCGGTGAAGGTGACCACGAAGAGCGGCCTCAAGGAGCACATCGACTGGTCGATGGAAGTCATCACGCGGCAGATGCAGCACCTCTCGCGGCTCATCGACGACCTCATGGACGTGTCCCGCATCACCCGAGGCAAGATCGAGCTGCGCCGCTCCGTCATGGAGATCACCCCGATCCTGGAGAGCGCGGCCGCCACGGTCCGGACGCTCGTCGACGAGCGGAAGCACACCCTCGAACTCGACGTCGAGCGGGCCGGACTCTGGGCCGACGTCGACCCGACCCGTATGGAACAGGTGGTGGTGAACCTGCTGAACAACGCCGCCAAGTACAGCGACGACGGCGGCCGCATCCGGCTCTCGGCTCGGTCCGAACTGGACGAGGTCGTCGTCGCCGTCACGGACCGAGGCGTGGGCATCCCGCCGGAGAAGATCCCCGAGATGTTCGAGCTGTTCGCCCAGGGCGACCGTTCCCTGGCCCGCTCCGAGGGGGGGTTGGGCATCGGGCTAACCGTGGTGAAGAAGCTCGTCGAGATGCACGGCGGCACGGTCACGGCCCACAGCGCGGGGGCCGGCGAGGGGAGCGAATTCGTCATCCGCCTGCCCCGTGCTAGGTGGACGCCCGAAGCGTCGCGATCCGCCGACGCCGCGAGGGCGGAGACCGGTCGGAAGGTCCGCATCCTCGTGGTCGACGACAACGTGGACACGGCCTGGGGCATGGCGATGCTGCTGGAACTTTTGGGGCACCAGGTGGCGACGGCCCACAGCGGCCCTGCCGCCATCGAGGCGGCGACGGCGACCCCCCCGGACTTCATCCTCCTCGACATCGGCCTCCCGGGCATGAGCGGCTACGAGGTCGCCTCGCGGCTGCGGCGGGAGGCGTGCTGCAAGGACGTCGTCATCGTCGCCGTATCCGGCTACGGCCAGGACGAAGACCGCCGACGTTCGAAAGCCGCCGGCTTCGATCACCACCTGACAAAGCCCCTGGACCACGACGCCCTGCTCGCCTTACTCGCCGATTGACGACCTTCGGGATCGGGAGCGAGTTCGTCGGTCGGGGAAGAAGGCGGACTCCCGCCCGCCTTCTTCGAGGATCGAGGTTTCGTCTCGGTCAGGCGACCTGGTCCATCGTCACGGCCGACTTGGCGTCGACGGAGGCGCGAACGAGCAGGCACGAGAGGACCGCCGCGCGGCCGTGCTCGACGGTGCAGACGGGCTCGCTGCGGGTGCGCACCGAGTTGACGAAGGCCTTGAGCGCGAGCAGCGTGTTATTCGTCTCGGGGCCGCCCAGGACCTGGTCGGCCTTCTTCAGGTCGGGCCGGTACGAGAACGTGCCCGTGCCGAAGTCGACCCCCCCCTTGACGCCGATCAGGCGGGTGAACTCCTCGTTGAACTTGGTCGGCGCGACCCAGCTGTGGATGATGTTCACGAACACGTTGCCGGGGTATTCGACGACGCCCGCGTAATAGTCGTGGACGTCGCGGTCGGCCTGGCGGTCGCGGAAGAGGTCGTCGCGGCCCATCGCCATGGCGCGTACCGGCGGGGCGTTCACGGCCCAGTTGAGGACGTCCCAATTGTGCACGGCCTGCTCGACGATCCAGTCGCCCGAGCGCCTGCGCTGGCCGAACCAGCCGAGCAGCGGTCCCCACGAGTTCGACCAGAGGATCCGCCCCTCGACGAGGTCGCCGATCTCGCCGCGGTGCACGGCGGCGATCGGCTCGATGAAGTGGGGGTCGGCCCGGCGCTGGTGGCCGACCTGGACGATCTGCTTGCTCTCCCGCGCCGCCTTGACCACGGCGTCCAGGTCGGAGCGGCTGAGGCACATCGGCTTCTCGCCATACAGGTCCTTGCCGGCGGCGATGGCGTCGAGATAGCAGCGGGCGTGCAGGTCGCACGGGATGGCGCTGACGATGGCGTCGAGGCCGTCCTTCGCGAGCAGCTCCTTCCAGGTGCCGTCGGTGGTGCCGGCCGGGCGTTTCTGGCCGGCGTTCTCGACGGCCTTGAGTCCCCGTTCCAGGCGCTCGCCGTCCACGTCGCAGATCGCTCGGACGGAGACGCCCGGGATCTGCAGAAGGTTCTGCAGCAGCACCGAGCCCCGATTGCCCACGCCGATCAGGCCGACGCCGATCGTGTCGCCCGCGCCGCGGGCGGCCGCCGCAGCCCCGAGGAGGGGCGCCGACGTGAGGGCTCCGGCGGTCGCGCCGAGGAAGGTTCGTCTCGGGATGCTCATCATCGCAGGTTCTCCCGCCGAGACGGCCCGCACGCGAGCCTCCCGAAGCGCGGGACGGCCTCGTCGGCGCTCGTCCGACCGCCGTATTCGACCCGATCCGCCGGCGCGTCGCAAGATGATACCGGGCCGCGACGGCGCCCTCCCCGCTCCGCAGGGTTCTCGCCGACTTGTCGTCAAACCGGTGGACGACACGCGAGAGACCGCCGCGAACCGCGGCCATGCCGTGCCGATCAGAAGCGGGTGAAGTTCCGATCGTGGGCCTGTTCCTGGTCCTCGTCGAGCTGGATGACGACGCCCGCGCCGGGGGAGTCGGGCGGGGCGGCGGGCTCGGCGTCGCGATCCTGGGCCGGCGTCTCGCGACGTCGGGGCGGGCCGGGCTGTCGGACGAGGGTCGACGGTCGAGCCGGCGCACGGCGTTGCTGCGTCGCGTCCTGAGTGGTCGGAGCGGGTCGTCGATCCGCCTCGACCGAGCCGAGCATCTCCTTGAGCGCGGCGGCCTGGCCCGCCATCGAGGTGGCCGCCGCCGCCAGGTCGACGCTGGCGCCGGCGTTGAGCTGGACGACCTCGTCGAGCTGGCTGACGCCGATGTTGATCTCGTGGGTCGAGGTGCGTTGCTGCTGGGACTCGGCGGCGATCTCCTGCACCAGCTCGGCGGTCCGGCGGATCTTGGGGACGACCTGATCGAGCAGCCGGCCCGCGTCCTCGGCGATCTTCACGCTCGTCACGGCGATGTGGTCGATCTGGAGCGCCGCGAGCTTGCTCTGGTCGGCCAGCTTGTTGACCTCGCTGGCCACGACGGCGAATCCCGCCCCATGCTCGCCGGCGCGGGCCGACTCGATGGCCGCGTTGAGGGCGAGCAGGTTCGTCTGCGACGCGATGCCCTCGATGATCCGGATCTGCTCGGCGATCTGCATGATCGCCTTGACGGTCTCCTTGACGGCCTTGCCGCCGATCTCGGCCATGGCTCGGGCGTCGTCGGCCGACTGGGACGTCTGGCGGGCGTGGTCGGCGTTCCGCTTCACGGCGGCGTCGACCGACTTCAAGCTGCCCGCGATCTGCTCGATCGTCCCCGCCTGCTCCGTCGCCCCCTGGGCGAGCTGTTCGGCACGGATCTCGAGCTGCGTGCTCGTCTCCAGCAACGAGCCCGACGCCGACTGGATGTTGGACACGATCCGGATCAGCCGCCGTCCGAACGCGAAGTAGAGGAGGCCGATCAACGTCAGTGAGCCCAGCCCGACCGCCAGGGTCAAGCTCTGCAGGTTGTAGATCGCGTCGTAGGCGTCGGCCCTGGGGACCACGACGAGGCAGGTGTAGGCGCTGGCCTGGTCGCCCTCCTCGCGGAACTCGCCCTGGGTATAGCCCACCACTTCCGCACCCACGTGACCTTCGACCTCGATCACTCCAGTCGCCCCCCGCTTCGCCGCCTCGGCCGAAGGGGAGCGCAACGGCTCGATGCTCTCGACGTAGAGCGCGTCCACCTCGCGCCCCTCGACCAGCCCCAGGCCCTCGCTCAAGCCCGACCGCGCCACGATCACCTTGTGGTCGGGGCCGACCAACGCCATGCGGGCCGTCGGGGGCAGCTCATACTCGCGCAGGATGCGATCGAACATCCGGCCGATCAGCTCGATCGGCGGCTTGGCTCGATCAAAGGTCACCGGCGTGGCTTCCTTGCCCACGTCCAGGGGCGACCGCTCGAGCGCGGCCAGCACGAACATCGACGCCCGCCGGATCGCACGCGCCTGGCGAAACTTCATCGTCTCGCTCGCCCGATAGGCCACCCACATCGTGGCCAGCAGCGGCAATGCACCGAAGATCAGGAAGGCCAGCAACAGCTTGAAACGCAGGGGCAATCTCACGGAGAACCTCTCGATTCGATCCGACAGCTTCGTCGAACACGACCATCGCCGATCTTGATAAATTGGGCGGCCTGCGTCGATTATACCATGAACTTTTGAGCGAAGAATTGATCCTCGTGACTCCGTCGTCATGCGCGAAGAACGATCCGACCGGATTCCATCCATCAGCCGCGCCGCCGGGATTACGGGCGGACCTGGAAGCGCCGATAGTGCGACCAGGCGACGTGGGTCTCGGCTTCGCCGTCGACGCGGCTCACGACGAGCGTGGTCGCGGCGTCGACCTGGTTGGCGACGAAGACGCGGATCTTGACCGATCGACCCTGGGAGTCTTCCAGCCTCGAGACCGCGCCCGCGTCGCGTCTGGCCGCATCGGCCTTGCCGGGCTCCGGCTCGGTCGTCCCGAGCTTCTCGGCGTAGAAGGCCGCCACCTTATCGAAGGGATCGGGAGTCACGAGGACCGTCGTGCATTTGATGGACTGGACCTTCGGGTCGCCGCCGTCACTCATCGTCGCACCGTCGACCATCCGGGAGCCAGGATACTGCCACTCGGAAAGCACTCCCAGGAGCGTGATATCGCCCGGCGGGGCGGCGTTCAGCGATCTCGCCTGATGAAGCGCCGGGACACCGAGGGCCAGGAGTGCGAGCGCCGACCCGACCAGTCGCCGATGGTTCTTCATCGCAGAAGGCCTCCAGAATTGGTGGACGAGTCGTGGCGAATGAGGACACCGCCCCGTTTAGACTGACGACGTTCCTTAGCCCGATTTCTTAGCATCGCGGCGCGACGAATTCGAGTCCGCAAGCCACAAGTCTCCCCGCCAATTTCGATTCCTGGTTCTCCGGGATATCGCGATTGCGCCGATCGCGCAAAGGTGGGGATGAAAGGATGTACGGATTTCGTGGGAAAAACGGGACGGAATCGATTCGAGTGATACAATCCTCGTTAGATCGACCACCTGGAGCGACGCATCGAGGCCGCAATGAGCCAGCAAACCGGACCATCCCCCAAAGTGGCGCGAAGCGATAACCCGGTCTTGCAGTTCGTCGGGTTCCGCCTCGGCGAAGAGGACTACGCGATCGCGATCACGAAGATCCAGGAGATCATCCTGATGAAGCCGATCACGCGGCTCCCTCAGGCGCCCCACTTCATCGAAGGGCTGATCAACTTGCGGGGCTCGGTGATCCCGGTCGTCAGCCTGCGCAAGCGGTTCGGCCAGCCGGCCCGCGACTTCGACGAGGAGACGCGGACGATCGTGGTGAACGTCCAGGACAAGACGGTCGGCTGCATCGTCGACGCGGTCACCCAGGTCATGCGGATCAACCGCGAGCAGATCCAGCCCTCGCCGCTGGTCTCGGCCGACGACTCGTGCCGGTACGTCTCGGGCCTGGCCCGGCTGGACGATCGACTGCTGATCATGCTCGACGTCGAGCGTCTCTTCCAGTTCGAGGAGCCGGTCGTCCCTTCGGCCGTCGGACCGACCTCCTAAGCGCAGCCGCGAACGACGGGCGACGTCCGCCCGTCGGGCCCAGCCTCCCCCCCATGTCTCGCGTATGGCGAGGTTGCAGATCCCCATGAAGCCCGAATCGCCCCATCACGACGCCGACGACCGCGCCCCGACCCCCGCGAATGGCGCCGAGGCGACCGCCCCCGAACTGAGAGCGAAGCCGGCGCCGCGTCCGACGCCGCCGCGGGCGACGGTTTCGAAGACGCGCCGGGCGATGGCCGCGGCCGCCCCCGCCGAGGCCGTCCATGCCGAAATCGTCGAGGAGCTGCGGGCCGACGCCCGGGCCCTGACCGCGACGCTCGCGGCCCTGGCGGGGGCCGAGACGATCGACGAGTCGGTCCGAGCGGTCCTCGACGTGGTCCGCGAGAAATTCGGCTGGACCTACGCGTCGTACTGGAAGCTCGACGCGACGGGACGGACGCTCGTTTATGAGTTCGACTCGGGGAGGATCTCCGAGGAGTTCGCCCGGCACTCGCGGTCGGCCCGGTTCCGCGAGGGGGAAGGGCTCATCGGCCAGGCCTGGCAGGCGCGCGACGTGGTGGTGATCGACGACCCGGCGGCGGCCCGCGACTGCGGCCGTTGCACGCTGGCCGCCCGCTCCGGGATCCGCACGGCGCTCGCCGTCCCCGTCGTGGTCGAGGGCCGCGTCGTCGCGACGATCGACTTCCTGACCACCCAGACGGCGGCGATCGGGCCCGAGCGTCGCGAGGTGATCCGGGCCATCGGCTGGATCGCGTCCGACAAGATCGCCAAGCTCGGCAAGCAGATGGAGCTGGTGCGCATCCGCCAGATGGTCGAGAACGCGCCGGTCAACATGATGTACGCCGACGCCGAGATGAACATCCAGTACATGAATCCGTGCGCCCGCAAGACGCTGGAGAAGCTGGAAGCGTATCTGCCGGTCAAGGTCGACCAGATGATCGGGGCCTCGATCGACGTTTTCCACAAAGACCCTTCGCACCAGCGTCGGATCCTTTCCGACGGCGCGACGCTTCCTCGGACCCGAACGATCAACGTCGGCCCGGAGCTGTTCGAGCTGCTGGTGACGCCCATGAAGGACCATGAAGGGCGCTACATGTTCCCGATGGTGACCTGGGAAGTCGTCACCGAGAAGGTGCGGAGCCAGGTGCGCGAGGCCGAGCTGCAGGCCGACGCCTCGGCGATGGTGCAGCTCCTCACCGCGCTGGGCGGCGCGACCACGGTCTCGGAGGCGGCCGAGGTGGCTCTGCGGACGGTCCGCGAGGCGTTCGGCTGGTGGTACGGCTCGTTCTGGGAGGTCGACCATTCCGACGGCCGGCTGCGCTGGGTCGCCGATTCCGGGTCGGTCGACGAGGAGTTCCGACGGGTCAGCACGGCGTCGCGATTCCGCGAGGGCGAGGGGTTCAACGGCCAGGCCTGGCAGACCCGCGACCTCGTCTTCGTGTCCGACCTCGGCGAGATGCGGGGCTGCTCGCGGGCCCCGGTGGCGAAGCGGAACGGGCTGAAGTCGGGCGTCTGCTTCCCGATTCTGGTCGACGGTCGGGTGATCGGCACCATGGACTTCTTCACCAAGGAAGAGGTCCAGCTCTCGACGAATCGGCTGGAGACCCTGCGGGGCGTCGGCCGGCAGGTCTCGATCTCGGTGGAACGGGTCGACAGGCAGGCCCAGATCGACCGCAGCAAGCGCGACCTGGAAGAGAAGGTCGGCCGCCTGATGGCGGCGGCCCGCGCCGCCGCCGAGGGCGACTTGACGACCACCATCGACGTCCAGGGGGACGACGACCTCGGCAGGCTGGGTCGGGCCCTGGCGCAGATGATCGCCGACCTCAAGGAGGTCATCGGCCAGGTCGTCGAGTCGGCGAGCCAGTTCGGGGAGGGATCGCGGGTGGTGGCCGAGAGCGCCAATTACCTCAGCGAATCGGCCCAGAACCAGGCGGCGACCGTCGAGGAGATGTCGGCCTCGGTCCAGCAGCTCTCGCAGGCGATCAACGATATCGACAAGAACGCGGTCGCGGCGGCCGGCCTGGCCGACAAGACGTCGCACCTGGCCAAGCAGGGCGGCGAGTCGGTCGAGCAGGCGATCGAGGCCATGGTCCTGATCAAGAAGTCGAGCGAGCAGGTCAGCGACATCATCCAGGTCATCAGCGAGATCGCCAGCCAGACGAACCTTCTCGCCCTCAACGCGGCGATCGAGGCGGCCCGGGCCGGCGAGCACGGCCTGGGGTTCGCCGTCGTGGCCGACGAGGTCCGCAAGCTCGCCGAGCGCTCCAGCGCCGCGGCCAAGGAGATCACCGCCCTGATCAAGGAGTCGACCCGACGCGTCGCCGACGGCGCCAGCCTGTCCGAGAAGGCCGGCGAGTCTCTGGCCCGGATCGTCCAGGGGGTCGAGGAGACCGCCGGCAGCATCGCCAAGATCGCCGGCGCCACGCGCGAGCAGTCGGAGGCGTCGAGCGAAGTCGAGAAGGCCATCCAGAACGTCTCCAGCCTCACCGAGACCAACGCCTCCAGCTCCGAGGAACTCTCTGCGAGCGCCGAAGAGCTGGGCGCGCAGGCGGCCTCGCTGAAGCAAGTTATCTCGGGGTTCAAGGTCTGAGCCGCCCCCGGAACGCCGTCCCCGCGAACCTTAGGTGCCTCCGATGGGAGTGGGATCATGCGGATCGCGTTCCGGGCCGTCCAGGGCTCCTTCGAAGACGACGGCGAGACCCTCGTCGCGGGCGTCGCCACGGGGGATGACTGTTTTGACGACGAAGGGTCCTATATCACCTTTCAGCGTGGTGCGGACTCGGCCCGGAGCCTCGAGGACTGGGAAGAGGACGGCCTCTATTTCGAGTACAAGGACCAGCTCTACGGCGGATACGGCCTGGTCGACGCGTGCCGGCTCGGCCGCGACCGACTGGCCATCGACCTGGCGACGCCGATGTCCGAGCTGGAGAACGTCGTCGGCTTCGACGTGGAGCTGGCGATCAACGACGAGAGTTACGAGAGTCTTCGCGACGGCCTGCTTCGGATCATCGAAGGGACCCGCGCGCGACTGATGGTCGAATGACGACGACGCCCGACCTTACCGGCATCTCAACCCCATGAATCTGATCGAGTTGACCGACGCCGAGTTCGCCAAGTATCGCGACCTGATCTACCGCGTGTCGGGGATCCGGATCGGCGAGAACAAGCGCGTCCTGATCTCGAATCGCGTCCGCCGCCGCCTGCGGGCCACCGGGATCGCCGGCTACTCCGCGTATTTCGACTTCATCCGCTCGGCGGCCGGCCAGGTCGAGATGCAGCCGTTCCTCGACGCCGTGACCACGAACGAGACCTACTTCTTCCGCGACGCCGCTCACTACCAGTGGCTCGCCGACGAGTTCCTCCCCGGGATGGTCCGCGAGGCCGCGGCGCGGCGACGGCCGCGCACGCTGCGGTTCTGGTCGGCCGCCTGCAGCACGGGCGAGGAGCCCTACTCGATGGCCCTGAAGGTCGCCGGCCGCAAGGGCGAGTTCGCCGGCTGGCGGGTGGAGATCGTGGGGACCGACCTGAGCGCCTCGGCCCTGACCGCCGCCCGCGCCGCGGTGTACGACGAGCGGGCCCTGCACCGCGTCGACCCGGC of the Paludisphaera mucosa genome contains:
- a CDS encoding 3-keto-disaccharide hydrolase — encoded protein: MRYALASVAAFVALSLPASAQDRSHRLFNGRDLSGWKAISDKENADAAATWSVVDGVLKCTGEPAGYLKTDDEYSDYVLSLEWRWPKGSKGGNNGVLVHTSTPRALGVWPKSIEVQLYAGNAGDLWVIGTDLDVPDEASRKEDRRHKNLTDGSEKPIGEWNRMEITCEGSTMRVKVNGDLVNEATNCTVSRGAISLQSEGTPIEFRNIVITPLKP
- a CDS encoding Gfo/Idh/MocA family protein, translated to MMSIPRRTFLGATAGALTSAPLLGAAAAARGAGDTIGVGLIGVGNRGSVLLQNLLQIPGVSVRAICDVDGERLERGLKAVENAGQKRPAGTTDGTWKELLAKDGLDAIVSAIPCDLHARCYLDAIAAGKDLYGEKPMCLSRSDLDAVVKAARESKQIVQVGHQRRADPHFIEPIAAVHRGEIGDLVEGRILWSNSWGPLLGWFGQRRRSGDWIVEQAVHNWDVLNWAVNAPPVRAMAMGRDDLFRDRQADRDVHDYYAGVVEYPGNVFVNIIHSWVAPTKFNEEFTRLIGVKGGVDFGTGTFSYRPDLKKADQVLGGPETNNTLLALKAFVNSVRTRSEPVCTVEHGRAAVLSCLLVRASVDAKSAVTMDQVA
- a CDS encoding PAS domain-containing hybrid sensor histidine kinase/response regulator, which translates into the protein MQPNQEEKPSPPPPGDEEWTRDSEEVRTSEARFRNLFRSMDQASCVVEILFDGSGKAVDFRFLEANPAFERHTGLKDVVDRTVRELAPGLEDFWFETYGRVAESGEPARFERISERLGGRWFHVDAFRLGGPDSRQVAIMFSDVSDRRRVEGELRQSEERHRSILESITDGFFAVDRDWRFTYVNPQFERILDQSAGDVLGESLWVLYPGLAESEFGEIYRRVAATRVAESATAHYADFDRWFEFNAYPAVDGLSVYFRDVTDRMLAEQALRASERRFRELADAAPAILWVTEPDGRCTFLSRGWHELTGQAEEEALGIGWVDALHPEDQVASGRAFLAANERRQMFRCEYRVRRPDGSYRWALDVGRPRFASDGSFLGFVGSVIDVHERKLAEEETRRLDARVNLALDSARLGTWNIDPATEALETDDRFRAIFGVAGDHCSYQDAVAIVHPDDRARVLEAILASTRPDDPQPYSLEYRVVHADGSVRWVYVEGRSNFTGEGSGRRLASFDGTIADVTEKKRAEDERRELTARIGLQARIFDTALSNSPDFIYTFDLAGRFTYINRALLALWGKTSDEAVGKNFFDLDYPIDLAARLQRQIQQVVATRAHVRDETPYTSAAGERRYDYIFVPVLAPDGTVEAVAGSTRDVTERTQAEEATRKRALQLQKLAEIATRVNAAHDVSSVVGVVTEEARLLIGARQAATCMVLGTHHPYPLNVVSTATNRSYAAEEPGILGADLYMVVNAENRPVRLTQDELEHDARWRILQKVALVKPSGGGWLAAPLLGRNGRNLGLLQLADKLDGEFTADDEAMLVQLSRLAAIAVENARLYQELRSNDARKDEFLAMLAHELRNPLAAIGNAVKVTTKSGLKEHIDWSMEVITRQMQHLSRLIDDLMDVSRITRGKIELRRSVMEITPILESAAATVRTLVDERKHTLELDVERAGLWADVDPTRMEQVVVNLLNNAAKYSDDGGRIRLSARSELDEVVVAVTDRGVGIPPEKIPEMFELFAQGDRSLARSEGGLGIGLTVVKKLVEMHGGTVTAHSAGAGEGSEFVIRLPRARWTPEASRSADAARAETGRKVRILVVDDNVDTAWGMAMLLELLGHQVATAHSGPAAIEAATATPPDFILLDIGLPGMSGYEVASRLRREACCKDVVIVAVSGYGQDEDRRRSKAAGFDHHLTKPLDHDALLALLAD
- a CDS encoding chemotaxis protein CheW; amino-acid sequence: MSQQTGPSPKVARSDNPVLQFVGFRLGEEDYAIAITKIQEIILMKPITRLPQAPHFIEGLINLRGSVIPVVSLRKRFGQPARDFDEETRTIVVNVQDKTVGCIVDAVTQVMRINREQIQPSPLVSADDSCRYVSGLARLDDRLLIMLDVERLFQFEEPVVPSAVGPTS
- a CDS encoding methyl-accepting chemotaxis protein, with the protein product MRLPLRFKLLLAFLIFGALPLLATMWVAYRASETMKFRQARAIRRASMFVLAALERSPLDVGKEATPVTFDRAKPPIELIGRMFDRILREYELPPTARMALVGPDHKVIVARSGLSEGLGLVEGREVDALYVESIEPLRSPSAEAAKRGATGVIEVEGHVGAEVVGYTQGEFREEGDQASAYTCLVVVPRADAYDAIYNLQSLTLAVGLGSLTLIGLLYFAFGRRLIRIVSNIQSASGSLLETSTQLEIRAEQLAQGATEQAGTIEQIAGSLKSVDAAVKRNADHARQTSQSADDARAMAEIGGKAVKETVKAIMQIAEQIRIIEGIASQTNLLALNAAIESARAGEHGAGFAVVASEVNKLADQSKLAALQIDHIAVTSVKIAEDAGRLLDQVVPKIRRTAELVQEIAAESQQQRTSTHEINIGVSQLDEVVQLNAGASVDLAAAATSMAGQAAALKEMLGSVEADRRPAPTTQDATQQRRAPARPSTLVRQPGPPRRRETPAQDRDAEPAAPPDSPGAGVVIQLDEDQEQAHDRNFTRF